In Modestobacter versicolor, a single genomic region encodes these proteins:
- a CDS encoding ATP-binding protein has protein sequence MSTEHWPQLSLPDVSDRAQREWRWDIDRPAQLTAARTALRDDVSGGAMPAGAQPDDVDRLLLAFEELASNGLRHSGHPIVVTVTGCSSGWLIDVSDARPDQPPVPAVDRDPSLGGLGLYLIARLAAAHGWVVAGVRKHVWACIVPVTV, from the coding sequence ATGAGCACCGAGCACTGGCCGCAGCTCTCGCTGCCCGATGTCAGCGACCGGGCGCAGCGGGAGTGGCGGTGGGACATCGATCGCCCCGCTCAGCTCACGGCCGCGCGGACGGCCCTTCGCGACGACGTCTCCGGCGGCGCGATGCCGGCGGGGGCACAGCCGGACGACGTGGACCGGCTGTTGCTGGCCTTCGAGGAGCTGGCGTCCAACGGCCTGCGGCACAGCGGCCATCCGATCGTGGTCACGGTGACCGGCTGCTCCTCCGGCTGGCTGATCGACGTCAGCGACGCCCGCCCCGACCAACCCCCCGTGCCTGCGGTCGACCGCGATCCCTCACTCGGCGGCCTCGGCCTCTACCTGATCGCCCGGCTCGCGGCGGCGCACGGCTGGGTGGTCGCCGGCGTCCGCAAGCACGTCTGGGCCTGCATCGTCCCGGTCACGGTCTGA
- a CDS encoding SpoIIE family protein phosphatase has product MDDGAVGRATDGDFAAVFAALPTAYLVMSPDLTIVDANPAYLELLGRTRAELIGRYVFDAFPPSPEALDADGVNPLQTSFERARDTGAPDHMPLFRYEVVDQETGRPVPRAWSLISAPVLDEAGRTRLVLQRVEDVSEYLAERERLAASREDGSWARLDGLEADLFARTQELRAALASREAATRRLAAMAQVVLQLTDAESVADVTAILAEAGLAAIGADGGAIALRDDDEGVVHLTMTPSLGSGAQRRFGTIDLESRLPAAWTARTGQTVVFQDQSEAQAWSPEMREAFEQSGQRSWISVPLSARGRLLGSLLAGWTVERTISPDEVDLVQAFAAQSAQALDRLQALTRERRSAARSRQLAEELQRSMLTEPFQPTHCQIAVRYLPATGTAQVGGDWYDAFLQADGAVNLVIGDVVGHDTGAAATMGQLRSLLRGIAVAGGSDPAHVLDILDSGIVQLGLRTYATVGMGRLERTTEDVARGTARLRWASAGHPAPVVLDADGGLVDVPEVSGRLMLGVDPGRSRGQIALELPPCATVLLYTDGLVERPGSDLDAGVARLQRSAAELVHLPLEELCDRLLEQLVDGHPADDVALVAVRLHRPLHAGAGPDHLPDSIAVHEWER; this is encoded by the coding sequence GTGGACGACGGCGCCGTCGGCCGCGCCACCGACGGGGACTTCGCCGCGGTCTTCGCGGCGCTGCCCACGGCCTACCTGGTGATGTCCCCGGACCTGACGATCGTGGACGCGAACCCGGCGTACCTGGAGCTGCTCGGCCGCACGCGCGCGGAGCTGATCGGCCGGTACGTCTTCGATGCCTTCCCGCCGTCACCGGAGGCACTGGACGCCGACGGCGTCAACCCGCTGCAGACCTCGTTCGAGCGCGCCCGCGACACCGGCGCGCCCGACCACATGCCGCTGTTCCGGTACGAGGTGGTCGACCAGGAGACGGGCCGCCCGGTCCCGCGCGCCTGGTCGCTGATCAGCGCGCCCGTGCTCGACGAGGCCGGCCGTACCCGGTTGGTGCTGCAACGGGTGGAGGACGTCTCGGAGTACCTGGCCGAACGGGAGCGCCTCGCCGCGAGCCGGGAGGACGGCAGCTGGGCTCGGCTCGACGGGCTCGAGGCCGACCTGTTCGCCCGCACGCAGGAACTCCGGGCGGCCCTCGCCTCCCGGGAGGCGGCCACCCGCCGGCTGGCGGCCATGGCGCAGGTGGTGCTCCAGCTGACCGACGCCGAGTCCGTCGCGGACGTCACGGCCATCCTCGCCGAGGCCGGCCTCGCGGCCATCGGTGCGGACGGCGGCGCGATCGCGCTGCGCGACGACGACGAGGGCGTCGTCCACCTGACCATGACGCCGTCCCTGGGGTCGGGGGCGCAGCGACGGTTCGGCACCATCGACCTGGAGAGCCGACTGCCCGCCGCGTGGACGGCACGGACCGGGCAGACCGTGGTCTTCCAGGACCAGTCCGAAGCCCAGGCCTGGTCACCGGAGATGCGGGAGGCGTTCGAGCAGTCCGGGCAGCGGTCGTGGATCAGCGTCCCGCTGTCCGCGCGAGGTCGACTGCTCGGCTCCTTGCTGGCCGGCTGGACGGTGGAGCGCACCATCTCCCCTGACGAGGTCGACCTGGTGCAGGCCTTCGCTGCCCAGTCCGCGCAGGCCCTGGACCGGTTGCAGGCACTGACCCGGGAACGCCGCTCCGCTGCGCGCAGCCGGCAGCTGGCGGAAGAGCTGCAGCGGAGCATGCTGACCGAGCCGTTCCAGCCCACGCACTGCCAGATCGCGGTCCGGTACCTGCCGGCCACCGGCACCGCCCAGGTCGGCGGGGACTGGTACGACGCCTTCCTGCAGGCCGACGGCGCCGTCAACCTGGTCATCGGTGACGTCGTCGGCCACGACACCGGTGCGGCAGCGACCATGGGACAGCTGCGCAGCCTGCTCCGCGGCATCGCCGTGGCGGGCGGCTCGGACCCCGCGCACGTGCTCGACATCCTGGACAGCGGGATCGTGCAGCTGGGACTGCGCACCTACGCCACCGTCGGCATGGGCCGGCTCGAGCGGACCACCGAGGACGTCGCCCGCGGGACCGCCCGGCTGCGGTGGGCCAGTGCCGGACACCCTGCACCGGTCGTGCTCGATGCGGACGGCGGGCTCGTCGACGTCCCGGAGGTCTCCGGCCGGCTGATGCTCGGCGTGGACCCTGGCAGGTCCCGTGGGCAGATCGCCCTGGAGCTGCCTCCGTGCGCGACGGTGCTGCTCTACACCGATGGGCTGGTCGAGCGGCCCGGAAGCGACCTGGACGCCGGTGTCGCCCGGCTGCAGCGGTCGGCCGCCGAGCTGGTGCACCTGCCGCTGGAGGAGCTCTGCGACCGGCTCCTCGAGCAGCTGGTCGACGGGCACCCCGCCGACGACGTCGCCCTCGTCGCCGTCCGCCTGCACCGCCCACTGCACGCGGGAGCCGGCCCCGACCACCTCCCCGACAGCATCGCCGTCCACGAGTGGGAGCGCTGA
- a CDS encoding ATP-binding protein — MSGSTNTPAEYAEAYASWHEDSPVPASTETRLLVQLESLRGLSLVRRQVQHFLRASLGAGEHADLAPAVEDAIERAVLVIDELTSNALRHGSPPSSLHIGDDDGRWIVIVTDGAPGVAPTPARDRPAGQGGYGLYVIADLTAEHGVHYEPDRKLVWACLVKPS; from the coding sequence GTGAGCGGCTCCACGAACACCCCGGCGGAGTACGCGGAGGCCTACGCCTCCTGGCACGAGGACAGCCCCGTGCCCGCATCGACCGAGACCCGGCTCCTGGTGCAGCTGGAGTCGCTCCGCGGCCTGAGCCTCGTGCGCCGTCAGGTGCAGCACTTCCTGCGGGCCTCGCTGGGTGCCGGGGAGCACGCGGACCTGGCTCCAGCCGTCGAGGACGCCATCGAGCGCGCGGTCCTGGTGATCGACGAACTGACGTCCAACGCGCTGCGCCACGGGTCGCCGCCCTCGAGCCTGCACATCGGTGACGACGACGGACGGTGGATCGTCATCGTCACCGACGGCGCGCCCGGAGTGGCACCCACGCCGGCCAGGGACCGCCCCGCCGGGCAGGGTGGCTACGGCCTCTACGTGATCGCCGACCTCACCGCCGAGCACGGTGTCCACTACGAACCCGACCGGAAGCTCGTCTGGGCCTGCCTCGTCAAGCCCAGCTGA